The Sulfurimonas sp. HSL3-2 genome segment GATAACGGCATTTATACCGCCTGATGCGACAGCAGAGTTCGAACGGAAAGGATTACTCTTGGTGATCACTACGACACTGCATCCCGCTCTTTTTGCATATAGAGCGGCGAATAGTCCCGAGATCCCGCTTCCTACTACTATGACATCATATAGCATTAACTACTCCCCAGTAACGTTTTGATCTGCTCGTTTTCAGCCCTTGGCAAGTATGCCAGTGTAAGATTGTCTTCCACATGCTGCGGATCGACCGCTCCAAAAAGTGCACTCACGACATTTCCGCTGCGTGCGAACTGTAATGCGCTGAGCACATCGTTAAACTCCGACGTCCCTAAAGCCTCGCCGATCTTCGGTGCGAATTTTGACTTAAAGAGGTTTAACTGCAGCAAAGACGATGATGCAATAAGCTGCAACCCGAATCCACCCACTGCCTGCATAAGAGTATAGTAACGACCGTCAGGCCCTTTTTGATTTGTAAAACTGTATGCCTCGGATTTTGCCAGATTATAAGGTGATTGGATATATTTGAAATGGTGTTCTTTTCCGCCTACCTTTTGCGCAATATTTACGATATCTATAAGACTGATGTACTCTTTATGCGTATCTTCATACAAGAAACCGTTCCATGCAGCGATGCCGTAAGCTCTTATCTTGCCCTCTTTCACCAACTCTTCGAACAACACGAACGCATCCTCGACTCTTTTTAAGAAAGTCTCATAATCGATGTAACCCAGCTGTGTCTCGGGGTTGTGAAGGTATAAGATATCTAAGGTCTCCAATCCAAGGTTTTCAAGTGATTTTTCTACACTCCATCTCAAATATTTCGGTGACATACAGTGCTGATCTATAATGATCTCATCTTGTGTAGCCAGACCTTTATCGACTACCTCTTCCTCTATCCATGTATATGGATTTTCCGGAAAAGGGAAATCA includes the following:
- a CDS encoding aldo/keto reductase; translation: MQYATKEGTFSYLKQYPKYSKDFYSFNGDFFISSLGLGTFRKEPYREENYVVSYKDSVKMAVLNGINHIDTAINYRYQTSEREIGEALKELFADGKASREQLVITSKAGFLPLDFPFPENPYTWIEEEVVDKGLATQDEIIIDQHCMSPKYLRWSVEKSLENLGLETLDILYLHNPETQLGYIDYETFLKRVEDAFVLFEELVKEGKIRAYGIAAWNGFLYEDTHKEYISLIDIVNIAQKVGGKEHHFKYIQSPYNLAKSEAYSFTNQKGPDGRYYTLMQAVGGFGLQLIASSSLLQLNLFKSKFAPKIGEALGTSEFNDVLSALQFARSGNVVSALFGAVDPQHVEDNLTLAYLPRAENEQIKTLLGSS